From Lucilia cuprina isolate Lc7/37 chromosome 4, ASM2204524v1, whole genome shotgun sequence:
TCATCTATTAGGTCTTCCATAGTCTCGTCTAGtcataaattattttcgtatgtaatttttgctaaagttttgtataaaaagtctacttaagtcttgtctatagtttcctagataaacaggTATGCAGAATCCTCTATAAATTCGTTTAATGTTCAATCTATAAACTTGATTAGAGGTTCTCAATATCTTTACATTTTACTATAGACTCCTtcttaaactagactatagacagctctattAATCCGAGTGTATTTtcgttttctatacaaaagaagTTCGATTACATTTTCTTGCGAAGACTCTAAACAATCGTTTATAAACTCAACTAAAATTTCTTCTATAAACATGACTTATCACGTCAACCCTGTTCACAAATTACTTTCGTCTATAATTTTGGCTAAAGTTTCGTCGATAAGATCAACTTAAGTCTCGCGTACAGATTTCTATGTAAACGAATGCAGTATCAtctaaaaaatcgtttaaagtATCTTTAATCAACGAATATCTATAGACTCGTCCTTACTCAACTGAAGACTTGTCTATAAACTCTACTACAGTCTCGTCAATAAACTCGACTAAAAGGCTCGTCAGTAAACTCAACTATGGTTTCGTCAGTAAACCCAAATCAATAAAACTTGTCTACATTAACGTctaaaaactcaaacaaaattTCGTCTATAAACTCAACTGAAGACTTGTCTATAAACTCGAATACAGTCTCGTCAATAAACTCgaatatagtcttgtcaataaaCTCGACTAAAATATCACTTAAAGACTTATCTCGTCAACACTATTCACAAATTAATTTCGACTATAAAGTCGGTAATAGTTTCGTCTATAAGGTCGACTAAAGTCTCGTGTATAGATTTTTATGTAAACGAAAGAAGTATCATCtaaaaagtcttttaaaatGTCTTCAATAAACGACGAATATGAAATCGTCTATGTAAACTCTAGAATATTCCTGCTGATTAAAGGTTTGTCTATAAAATCGAATTGAATTTTGAATCTCgaaaatagactagtcaaacACTGTTTCGTTGACAAACTTAACTGAAAACTTGTCCATAAACTCGACTACCGTCTCGTCAATAAGAGGCTCTTCAATAAACTCAACTATGGTCTCGTCAGTAAACCCACATCAAGAAACTCGCTTGTCTTAAAACTCTCACACAGTTTTGTCTAAAAACTCAACTAAACTCGATTACAGTCCAGTTAATAAACTTCACTATAgtaactatactatagtcaataaACTCGACTAAAAATGTTTTGTCTATAAACTTAACTAAAGACATGGCAATAAAATCGACTAAGAGTctcgtcaaaaaaaaaaactcaaccaAGAGTCCCGTTAATAAACTCGACTACGGTCTTATCAAGAAAACTCGATTACAGTCTTGTCAATAAACTCTACTACGGTCCCATTAATAAACTCAAACACATTTTGTCTACAAACTCAAATAAAGACAATTAGTCAATAAATTCGATTACAGTCACATCAATAAATTAGAGTATAGTCCTGtcaataaattagactataatctcgtcaaaaagaaaaagaactaaaacatcATCTATGAAGttcactatagaccagtctataaactCGAATACAATCTTGTTTAACAATAACTACAATAACTATTAACTCAATTATAGAATCGTTTATAAACTCGTTTACAGTTTTGTTTATTAACTCGTCTAATAAAGACTCGTACAATAAATCGACTTAAGGCTCATCAATAAAAGTTTACTTTGATATTCGATCATGGTCAAGCTTTTGCTGTTACTATTTTATACGTAAGTAAACCGAGATGTGATCTGtcattttttttcgatttcgagatttgattgatttttttacaaatgtcattttatgcaatttaaattttgtttgtttaatattttccaaattagtttttctttgttatttattattgtccttataatatttacttttttttatttgtttttctttaacaatacttttgttgttataaagaTGCAGTTTAACTTTAATGACTTTAAGTTGTTGTAAATGAATTGTGTTGggtttgaaaactttaaaggaCTGATAAAAGATTTTGCTAGATTGTAGATATTaaaatttcctcaaaaaaattaaagaaattttattaaaaattaagatttgttgaaattgttgtattgccaagttttaatttgaaagtttttaacaatattttaaacatttttatcagccctttaagtttatttactggtttttatttttttatttttttctttgtagttGTAAGCCggttagttatttttaaattatatttttaattaattgctatttttttttaaattaaatattaattatttacaacTGTTGTGTTTTTTAAGTTATACTTAGagattataataataacataaacagttagaaaaattactttaaagatcAGTCATTAATTAAAGTAAGATAAAACagataatttcaaatttcaaaatattagatttaagaaaaaaaaaaaaactactcaataattcaacttaaaatgtttatattatttggaAACAAAGTAATCTTTAATAAGCTTAAGTATTGTTTTGTGATCCTTATGATTTTACCGTCAAGTCAAAAATTTCCGCGTCCCGTCTAAAACTTCGTCTGCACACTCTTATCTATTCATTCTAGTACAGTCTTTTGCATAAATACGACAATTTCGTTTTCAAACTCAACtgaaaatttgtctataaattCGTCTTCAGGTTCGACAACGGTTCCGTCTTCATCTACGAACTCAACTACAGAACCGACTATAGTTTCGTCCAAAGGCTAAACAAAATACCACAATTAATTCTCTTCTATACACTCTTCTAAAGACAAGAATATAAAGTCGTCTAAAATCACATCCATATACTCGATTGTGGATTATAGTTTAGAAaatcgactatagacttgtttaaataaattgccgTTAATAAACTCGACTACGGTTAAGTCTTAAAAGTTGGCCATTGTATCGTCTAAAAACGAGCCGACAACAGTCTCgtctaaagactaaactatatactagaattaATTGTGTTCGACTAAAGACAAGTATATAGAGTCGTCTAAAATCACATCCACAAACTCGATTATAGATTATAGTTTAgaaaactatagacttgtttaaaaacattattttagtaTCGTTTATAAACTCAAGTTTTTACTCAACTTTAAACTGGACTCTAAACTCGACTATATTCTCGTATATAAAGTTATTATAAAACTCAACTAAAGACCCGTCTTGTCTATAAAGTTAATGATAATCTCGTCTAAAAACTCATCTACAATGTCAACTATAAACTCGATTAAATTTGGAATAAATACTCAACTATAGTCGCTTTTAAAAACTCAACTACAGATTAGTttataaaattgtctaaaaatcgATTATGGACTCATTTATAATCGcgactatagacttgtttaaaaacttgatttttgtctaatctttaaacaaatttttgaactcaactataaactggactcTAAACTAGAgaatagtctgttctataaattaaattatagtcCATAAACTCGATCATATTCTCATCTCAACAAAGACTCGTTTCGTTTATAAAGTTGATCGTAATCTTAACTAAAAACTCGTTTAAATACTGGAGTAAAAACTCGACTATAGTcgcttttaaaaactaaactacagaTTTGTATATAACGTCATCTAAAGTCCCTTttataaactcgactatagactcgtttTTAAACTCGactacaaatttgtttataaaaccgATTTTGGTCTCATTTATAAACTGAAACTTTTTCTCATCTATAAACTGTACTCTAAACTATTGTACAATTGTATTTATAGAAGAACCTACCAGATATtttactgtagactagtctatatgctcgactatattatagtctataagcTGATTATAAACTCGCCTAAAAAGTGATCTACTCTCAACTAAAAACACTATtgtaaacttaaataaacatataaagtcGTCGAAAGtcttgtttataaaagtttagtttatagactaattagctagactataaacacgACTAATAAATACTAGTCCATAAAATCGATCTCTGTCCCATCTAAATACTTGTTTATAGAAGTTTTGCTTTggtgtaaattatttttaaattattattcatttatattttaatttgagtTCAAATTGAGATCTCaaaatcataacaaattttaaaaactttgtttccaACTCTAAAGTGcacaaaaatagaaatttttttctaaaattttaattattgagtagttttctgttaaaaaaatgtttacaaaaaaacatagttcAGACCAGAAAAATTTcgttgtaaatttgtttatatattcacGTCTAAGTGAATAACAGAGAGACATTTAGTTTTCGAAATTAACcaagaaaatactttaaagggGCATatcacaaaatattaaaaaaaaaaataactactcatcaaaagaacttccaaagaagcgaaagaaaagtagaatttactttatggaagtactgaaaaacaCCTGAAAAAGTGAAGATTTTAATACagtcttttcatttatttagaccagcactcaggggatGACCCCTACTTATGCAAAGCATTGTATTGGatctaggaaaataggttgtgggaaggAAGATGAaaggagtagtgtttgtggacatttaatttaaatcttcttatatcAAAAGTGGCATAGAATACctctgcaggaagtttattccacatacgaacagttcggccgaagaatgaattttcctgtaatgtgttgtgcgtTCCACTGGCCAATTCTACAACAAATGTGTGTGTTCTTGAAAAAAAGACGTGTGTTACGTTAGAATATACGTTTATCGGaaacaagttccctaatttcaatggaacacattccattgcgacagtgctccagtgaatcaatagagttgtataccctactgtcaccgataagtaccttcgGCCTCTTGTCAgaatagaaatgtttttttttcattacattcaaaattcactacatctcAAGTTATTCTCAGGAAGTAGTGTTTATGTTCttcttttggaagttattagaaagtgaaattgtaatattatagaatttgacttaaaaaatataccttcaattttgaacaaaattggattctcttcgcttctttggaagtcaataaacattacttccacagaacttaaacaaattcacttagtgctacttttttcgcttctttggaagtcaataaacattacttccaCAGAACTTAAAcgaattcacttagtgctacttttaaagtggtaataaatgttattctttaaaaagtattttgttttatttttgcaaaagttttaaatttttttcaaaattctgtaaTATGCCCAATTcataagttattattttaaacataattactttaagttaaacttaaattatatcaattaaatatttttattaatatatatacaattacattttataaaatatagacataaaaacaaataatacagtagggattttttttaaatttagaagaaATTAAACtacacaaaatatgtttaaattttttctttaattttctttcgtttaagttttaaactatttttttagtactaaaaaatgttaagacttaaaaactacttaaagtctgtctgttttaaattaaatattaataattaaatattaataataattattacttaTAACCTTAATAGtaattagttttaagtttaagcttaaaaaagaaagaaaattattattatatatgaaatattaaaagtatttttataactaaataacttatttggatttgtgtataatttttttttatttattttattttagtttgtttttttagattatttataataatttttggtttaaacaattgttcactttcattaaattttggagatttcttttaaataatttgttgtgtgtgtgttttatataaatatatatttttttttgaaaatattcaatgTTCTGTACTAACAGTTTCATCGATATTACTGTCCCAATTGAATTCGGTAACACcctgtttataataaatattgccTAAATTGGCAAAACGTTTTTCAAAATCGTTGTCTTTAGCTTTAAGATGTTCAAATCTAAAATtgcaaagaaaacaaacaattatttacagtaattaaacaaaaacaaaaaaaaaagacatatatctacaaaatatataattattttgtaattaaaaacgtaaaattattatttcaatttcttgTTAAACACAAAcctttcaaataataaatttttggcaaaagcATACAATTCAATGTCTAAACTATTTAATTCTTCTATGTGGCGTCTTTGGTCGGGTCGTAGATTATGTATGGCCGATACCGATAAGGTGGTATTGTGCTGTTCAAAGGGTATGGCAAATCTTAAATTAAACGTTTCTTCAAAGATATATTGTGAAatctgtaaaataaataatttaattttaaaacaaataacaatgttACATATTATTAACATTTCTAACCTTTTGATATTCTGTTAAACCAAAATAAGCCATGGCTGCTAGATTTCTTTTAGCACTGGCCAACATAACACGATCTCTTTCGTGTGATGGCATGGCCGATTTATTATAACAACCCACTAAAGCTAAATCGGCCAACATTCTAGTTTGTCGATTTGCTGCTAAATTTGAATCACAACCCGCAAATTCATCTATGGTTACATCCAACCAATCTTTGCCCTTATAACAGGGTGGCAATTCTTGTGCTGTAGCCTGTCTACCCAGACACCAGTGGCGTGAGCCCTTCCATGTGGCTCCCCGTTTAACATGTCGGTATTCCGACATATAGCGCGCTATAGGTTCTCGTAGTAGTGTTATATAGAAATATCTTCGTTTCGCCGATTCACCTTCGTTTTTATCGAGTTCTTGATCGACGCAAGAGGTTAGTTCAGTCCAATCGGCGTGAAGGCCACATTTCCAACCGGTTGAGTAGCGTGAAAATAGCCAATTTTCATTGCGATGTGGACGGAAGCAATAGCAGCGTTTGCGCTGTCGTTGACACTCACAGGGTCTCTGTgcagaaaagaaagaaaaaataagtaaattttattcaataactATTTGATTTGTActggataaaatttttttattaaattctagttTATTTCCATATCAGTTATAGTTCACTTTAAATTCAGTTCGGTTCctgttcagttgtagttcaactctagtttagttttagtttagttttggtttagttctagtttagttttggtttagttctagtttagttttagttcagttctagttcagtattagttcaattctagttcagttctagttcagttcaagttcagttctagttcagttctagttcagttctggttcagttctggttcagttctagttcagttctagttcagttctagttcagttctagttcagttctagttcagttNNNNNNNNNNNNNNNNNNNNNNNNNNNNNNNNNNNNNNNNNNNNNNNNNNNNNNNNNNNNNNNNNNNNNNNNNNNNNNNNNNNNNNNNNNNNNNNNNNNNgttctagttcagttctagtttagttctagttcagttctagttcagttctagttcagttctagttcagttctagttcagttctagttcagttctagttctgttctagttaagttctagtttagttgtagttcagttttttttttattcaaaactttttcattttgaGTGTTCAAACATTCATTCGCCTATACATAATCCTGATTACAATACCATTTTAAAAAAGgggtttttttctattattatcaCAATACTTTGTGCATAATATcaaagcatttaaaattttgcaaaattttttattattagtattattttaCTCTATTTTCAGGTCTGTGCATTATCAAAACGTAGCATGATTTTACAACCAGATTTATTATCATATAATGATATACCACAACAGCCACCATTACCACCCGGTTCTATTGGAGCGGCCTCAGCACAGGCTGTTGCAACTGGAGCCTTAATAGTTCATCAACAGCTGCAGCAACAAATGCATCAGCAGCAACCACTACCAATGTCCTCGACCAAAACAATACAAcagaataatataattatagCCAATGCTGGCTTAAGTTACGACGATGTACTAAATGATGATTTTCAATTTGATATGGATGGTCATGATGTGATGGTATTTTTGCATATACAAAAAACCGGAGGAACATCATTTGGTCGTCATTTAGTGCGTGACTTGGATTTAAAGGtgagtatttgtttattttttgat
This genomic window contains:
- the LOC111677583 gene encoding heparan-sulfate 6-O-sulfotransferase 3-B, which gives rise to LLIFSFFSAQRPCECQRQRKRCYCFRPHRNENWLFSRYSTGWKCGLHADWTELTSCVDQELDKNEGESAKRRYFYITLLREPIARYMSEYRHVKRGATWKGSRHWCLGRQATAQELPPCYKGKDWLDVTIDEFAGCDSNLAANRQTRMLADLALVGCYNKSAMPSHERDRVMLASAKRNLAAMAYFGLTEYQKISQYIFEETFNLRFAIPFEQHNTTLSVSAIHNLRPDQRRHIEELNSLDIELYAFAKNLLFERFEHLKAKDNDFEKRFANLGNIYYKQGVTEFNWDSNIDETVSTEH